The proteins below come from a single Prolixibacter sp. NT017 genomic window:
- a CDS encoding sugar kinase, with product MDKKVVTFGEIMLRLATPGYQRFSQAKEFTATFGGGEANVAVSLANYGISVDFVSRLPKNDIGKSCLMDLQKYGVGVDKMIWGGERLGIYFLETGAVSRASKVVYDRAHSAISEIQPGMIDWKEVLKDAQWFHWTGITPAISQGAADVLAEGIAKANEMGVTVSCDLNYRKNLWKYGKTAGEVMPDLVAGTDVVLGNEEDAEMVLGIKPEGVDVTGGHVSGAAYESVSKQIMAQFPRVKKVITTLRGSVSANHNSWSGVLWNGKELFEAPTYQITHIVDRVGGGDSFMGGLIYGLLTWPEDEQKALNFAVAASCLKHTIYGDYNQVTVEEVMKLMSGDASGRVSR from the coding sequence ATGGATAAAAAAGTGGTCACTTTTGGTGAGATCATGTTGAGATTGGCTACTCCCGGATATCAGCGGTTTAGCCAGGCGAAGGAGTTTACGGCCACCTTTGGAGGGGGCGAGGCAAACGTAGCTGTTTCGCTGGCAAACTATGGCATCTCGGTTGATTTTGTCAGCCGGTTGCCCAAAAATGATATCGGGAAATCGTGCCTGATGGATTTGCAGAAATATGGTGTCGGTGTCGATAAGATGATTTGGGGCGGAGAGCGTCTGGGAATTTACTTCCTGGAAACAGGTGCCGTCAGCCGTGCGTCGAAGGTGGTTTATGACCGGGCACATTCGGCCATTTCCGAAATTCAACCGGGAATGATCGACTGGAAGGAAGTACTGAAAGATGCGCAATGGTTTCACTGGACCGGAATTACACCGGCTATTTCGCAGGGAGCTGCCGATGTGTTGGCCGAAGGAATTGCGAAAGCCAACGAAATGGGTGTAACCGTTTCGTGCGATTTGAACTACCGGAAAAATCTCTGGAAATACGGAAAAACAGCTGGAGAAGTGATGCCGGACTTAGTGGCAGGTACCGATGTTGTTCTCGGAAATGAAGAGGATGCCGAAATGGTTTTGGGTATCAAACCCGAAGGAGTAGACGTAACCGGAGGCCATGTTTCCGGAGCTGCTTACGAATCGGTATCCAAGCAAATCATGGCACAATTCCCGCGCGTGAAGAAAGTGATTACAACGCTTCGGGGCTCTGTCAGTGCTAACCACAATAGTTGGTCGGGCGTACTGTGGAACGGAAAAGAGCTTTTTGAAGCGCCTACCTATCAGATTACGCACATTGTCGACCGTGTTGGCGGCGGTGATTCGTTCATGGGCGGATTGATTTATGGTCTGCTGACGTGGCCGGAAGACGAGCAAAAAGCATTGAACTTCGCAGTAGCTGCTTCTTGCCTGAAGCATACGATTTATGGCGATTACAACCAGGTGACCGTCGAGGAAGTGATGAAGCTGATGTCGGGTGATGCTTCAGGTCGTGTATCCCGGTAG
- a CDS encoding bifunctional 4-hydroxy-2-oxoglutarate aldolase/2-dehydro-3-deoxy-phosphogluconate aldolase: MARFSRIEVALKMKETGIIPVFFHSDAGVCKHVLKACYDGGVRVFEFTNRGDFAHEVFAELNHWAAAEMPDMMLGVGSVVDAGTASLYIQLGANFIVSPILNPDMAKVCNRRKILWSPGCGSLTEINQAEEYGAEICKIFPGAQVGGPSFVKAIKGPCPWTSLMPTGGVEPTEESLKAWFGAGVTCVGMGSQLITKEIIHKGNYSDLTNKVKQVFEILEEIRG; the protein is encoded by the coding sequence ATGGCTAGATTTTCAAGGATTGAAGTGGCACTGAAGATGAAGGAAACTGGAATTATTCCGGTTTTCTTCCATTCGGATGCAGGCGTGTGTAAACATGTATTGAAGGCTTGTTATGACGGTGGCGTACGGGTTTTTGAATTTACCAACCGCGGTGATTTTGCACACGAAGTTTTTGCAGAACTGAATCACTGGGCTGCTGCCGAGATGCCCGATATGATGCTTGGGGTAGGCTCTGTAGTGGATGCGGGTACGGCTTCGTTATACATCCAACTGGGAGCTAACTTTATTGTTTCTCCGATTCTGAACCCGGATATGGCGAAGGTTTGTAACCGCCGGAAAATTCTTTGGTCGCCGGGTTGCGGTTCGTTAACCGAAATTAATCAGGCCGAAGAGTACGGAGCTGAAATCTGTAAGATCTTCCCGGGTGCACAGGTGGGCGGACCATCGTTTGTGAAGGCGATAAAAGGCCCGTGCCCGTGGACTAGTCTAATGCCGACAGGTGGAGTTGAGCCGACAGAAGAAAGCCTGAAAGCCTGGTTTGGTGCCGGTGTCACTTGCGTGGGAATGGGCTCGCAGTTGATAACAAAAGAGATTATTCATAAAGGAAATTATTCGGATTTAACGAATAAGGTAAAGCAGGTATTTGAAATACTGGAAGAAATCAGAGGGTGA